The Amycolatopsis nigrescens CSC17Ta-90 genomic interval GAAAAGGGTCGCATTCTGCTTCCGGTCTTGACGGGGGAGTCAAAGCGGCGGCTTCCGGTGCACCGGAAGCCGCCGCCCTAAGTACTGTTCCGCGCCGATCAGGAACCGGGCACGGAGCCGAAGGCCGGCGCCGCCGGTGCGCCGCCGGGGATGACGGTGCCCAGCGATTCGTCGTAGGCCTGTTTCCAAAGACCGGCGTCCTGGACCTTCTTGAGCCAGTCGTTGATGAACTTCTTGAAGGTGTCGTCGCCGTGCTTGATCCCGATGCCGTACGGGTCCGAGCCGAAGGTCCCGGTGGCGAGCTGGATCTTGTCGTTCAGCTTGGCCTCACCGGCCACCACGGTCTGGTCCTTGACCCAGGCCGCGACCCGGTCCTGCTCCAGCGCCTGTACGCATTCCGGGTCGCTGGCGAAGGTCTGCAGGTTGACCTGCGGTGCCACGTCCCGGACGGTCTTGGCGCCGGTGCTGCCGGTCGCGGCGCACACCGCCTTGCCGTTGAGCTGGTCCGGTTTGGTGATGTCCGGCTTGCCCTTCAGGGTGGCGATGGCCTGGCTGGAGATGAGGTACGGACCGGCGAAGGCGACCTTTTCCGCGCGGGCGGGGGTGATGCTGTAGTTCTGGATCACCATGTCCACGGTGTTGTTCTGGATCAGCGCCTCGCGGATGGCGGGGGTGGTGTTGATGATCTTCCGGCTGGGCTGGCCGAGGATGTACTTGGCGAGCAGCTTGCCGAGCGTGGCGTCGAAGCCCTCGGTCTCGCCGGTGGTCGGGTTCTGCTGGGACATCAACGGGGTTTCCAGTGAGCCGCCGATCAGCAGCTGGCCACGCTGCTTGATCGCCTGTGCGGTCGGGCTCTTGGCGAGCTCTTCGTCGCCGGCCACCGGCGCGCGGTCGAGCAAGTTCTGCATGTTCTGCTGGTCGCTGTTCGCGCCGGGGACGGCATCGGTGCCCCCGGAGCATGCGGTTACCGCCCCCAGGCTGACCACCGCGCATGCGGTGATGATCATCCTGCGCGTCGAAGACGCCTTTGCCATTGTCGGCTCGTTCCTTCCTCGGTCTGCCCCACCAGTTAGCTACGCTTAGTAGTTGGTGAGACCGGCGCTGAACCCATCGGGTGAAGATCTTTCGCGGCTCCCGGCCGCAGAATGGTTCAGTCCAAGTCCGTCGTCAAGCCGTTCGGGAGGGTGACCTTGTGGAGGTGGCGGACAAGGGTTGATCTCCGCCACCGTCCGGGGGTGCTAAAAACTGCCTCCGAGCTGGGTTAAATCACCCATATGGCGGTCGAGTAGCCGACTGTGCGTTGGGTT includes:
- a CDS encoding glutamate ABC transporter substrate-binding protein; this translates as MIITACAVVSLGAVTACSGGTDAVPGANSDQQNMQNLLDRAPVAGDEELAKSPTAQAIKQRGQLLIGGSLETPLMSQQNPTTGETEGFDATLGKLLAKYILGQPSRKIINTTPAIREALIQNNTVDMVIQNYSITPARAEKVAFAGPYLISSQAIATLKGKPDITKPDQLNGKAVCAATGSTGAKTVRDVAPQVNLQTFASDPECVQALEQDRVAAWVKDQTVVAGEAKLNDKIQLATGTFGSDPYGIGIKHGDDTFKKFINDWLKKVQDAGLWKQAYDESLGTVIPGGAPAAPAFGSVPGS